A region from the Rhinoderma darwinii isolate aRhiDar2 chromosome 2, aRhiDar2.hap1, whole genome shotgun sequence genome encodes:
- the LOC142741835 gene encoding olfactory receptor class A-like protein 1: MGTWLILDIISYVSLDLIGIPGNLIILFAFLHTFHSQGKVTTGEIILSKLALSNLLVILTWGLPITLQATGTYMVFGDLSCQISLYFYCVGRAMSVSITSLLGCFQCISITPSHRRWLRVKRKLLDHLFTLMLFLWTFNLIISSTRLAYSRASIKNVTSKYIMSYNFCFVIFPNYLLYIGNGIIYVVRDLFFLTLMMLSSGYLLHVFYQHGKQVKCIPMLNIKHAEMRAAKAVFTLVMMYIVSFGLDNLFWILTLCTFPLSPRFTDARIFFDSCYSAISPIVIILTNRKIQMGLQCSRKKRDLQVVKTISNYAARKRC; encoded by the coding sequence ATGGGGACCTGGCTCATCCTTGATATAATTAGTTATGTTTCACTGGACTTGATAGGAATTCCTGGTAATCTCATTATTTTATTTGCCTTTCTTCACACCTTCCATAGTCAAGGTAAAGTAACCACTGGAGAAATCATCCTCAGCAAACTGGCACTGTCCAATCTGCTGGTCATACTGACATGGGGCCTTCCAATCACCCTGCAAGCAACTGGAACCTATATGGTGTTTGGTGACTTATCTTGCCAAATAAGCCTTTACTTTTACTGTGTAGGAAGAGCCATGTCTGTCAGCATTACCTCTTTACTGGGATGTTTTCAGTGCATTTCCATTACCCCGTCCCATCGACGATGGTTAAGAGTAAAGAGGAAACTGTTGGATCACCTGTTCACATTAATGCTGTTTCTATGGACTTTCAATCTAATCATAAGTAGTACCCGGCTGGCATATTCCAGAGCTTCCATCAAGAACGTTACTTCCAAATACATTATGAGTTATAACTTCTGCTTTGTGATCTTTCCAAATTATCTCCTCTATATAGGTAATGGGATTATTTATGTAGTTCGGGACTTGTTCTTCTTGACTCTGATGATGTTATCCAGTGGTTATCTTCTCCATGTCTTCTACCAACATGGCAAGCAAGTGAAATGTATCCCAATGTTAAACATTAAGCATGCCGAGATGCGAGCAGCCAAAGCGGTCTTTACTTTAGTCATGATGTATATTGTTAGTTTTGGGTTAGACAATCTGTTTTGGATTCTGACTCTCTGTACTTTTCCTCTTTCTCCCCGGTTTACTGATGCACGTATATTTTTTGATTCCTGTTACTCTGCTATAAGCCCTATTGTTATCATCTTAACCAACAGGAAAATCCAAATGGGACTACAGTGCTCAAGGAAGAAAAGAGATCTTCAAGTAGTGAAAACTATATCTAATTATGCAGCTAGGAAGAGGTGCTAG